The window GCACGATGGTTTGGCCCAGGGCGAGCACGCCGAGCGGCGCCACCTGCCTCAAGACGTTCAAAGCGTTCCCAGTGGTCGCGAACGGGGCCGAGGCTGCCGTCCCAACGACGATGAGCAGGACGACCGCGATGAACGCCGGCCGCCCCCCTTTGCCGACTTGAGACCACAGATCTGGCGGCGTCTCAGGCCTCCCAAGCACGGTAGAGGTCGACGCGGCGGTCCTTGAGGTAGGTGGCTATGGAGCGCCAGCGCGCTAGGTCAGGGGACTCGGTCACCACGTCTGCGATGGCGATGCCCTCACCGTCCGCGACGACGGCCAAGGGAGCTCCGGACGGCGAGCAGATGCAGGAGTGCCCCAGGCTCGCGAAGTGTAGCTCCCCGCCGGTTCGCGCTGCCATGGCCACGAAGGTCGTGTTCTCGAGCGCGCGGATCGACGCCAACGCTTCGGTGCGTTCGCCGGTCCACCCCCAGACCTCGCGCTGGTAGGAGTCCGCGATCCAGTTCGTGCTGTTCACGATCACGTCGGCCCCGGCAAGCACGAGAGAGCGGATGTACTCGGGGAAGAGAAGGTCGTAACAGATGGTGAGGGCGATCTTCCCGAACGGCGTGTCGAACAACGCCGGCTCGACATCGGGGGTGAAGGTCGTCTTCTCGGAGTCGAACAGGTGGACCTTCCGGTAGACGCCCTCTAGACCGGCTGGCGAGATCAGGACCGAGACGTTGTGATGCTTACCGGCACGAGCCTCGGCCATACCAACCACGAGCCAGGCTCCCTGGGCCCTTGCCACTTCGGCGAGGGCATCCGTAGTTGGTCCGGGGATGGGCTCGGCGAGTTCATTGATCCGGTCAGCGATGAAGTATCCGGTGGTCGCGAGCTCCGGGAAGATGACGAGACCAGCGCCGCCCTCGACGGCCGACCTCGTGAACTGGTCGATCTTCGCTAGGTTGGCGGCCACGTCACCGAGCGTGCAATCGATCTGGGCTACGGCTATCCGGCTCCGCATTTCCACTCCTTCTGCGCAAGGACGTTACCTCGTGGTGGAGGGGGCTTCCCCGGTGCTGAACCACTTGAAGCTCGACTGGCAGCGGGAAAGCCTATCGTGGTTCACTATCGGGGGGGTTCGAGGTTGGTGTCAACACCGCCGAGGCGATGGTTGGCAACGGTCGCTCGACCGCCTAGCGGGGGA of the Trueperaceae bacterium genome contains:
- a CDS encoding carbon-nitrogen hydrolase family protein, yielding MRSRIAVAQIDCTLGDVAANLAKIDQFTRSAVEGGAGLVIFPELATTGYFIADRINELAEPIPGPTTDALAEVARAQGAWLVVGMAEARAGKHHNVSVLISPAGLEGVYRKVHLFDSEKTTFTPDVEPALFDTPFGKIALTICYDLLFPEYIRSLVLAGADVIVNSTNWIADSYQREVWGWTGERTEALASIRALENTTFVAMAARTGGELHFASLGHSCICSPSGAPLAVVADGEGIAIADVVTESPDLARWRSIATYLKDRRVDLYRAWEA